The following DNA comes from Brassica oleracea var. oleracea cultivar TO1000 chromosome C5, BOL, whole genome shotgun sequence.
TTTTTCTTTTCTATTAGCTGAGTGAAGATTTTTTTTTCTCTCATACGATTGTGTACTGGATCTGTAGGTTACGAAATTCTCGAGGCTCACAACATTGGCATGAGAAAGGGACACACCACGATTCACAGCGTTCACCATCTGCACCTGCTAAAACTGGGAATGAATATGCCCATACCAAAAAGAATGTAGTTGCTTCAAGTCTTAGTTCGGCTTCTCCTCCTTTTTATCCTTCGGTGTCCTCGAGTAATGTGGCACATGGTATACAAGTTGGTATGGAAAAACTCCACACGAATGAAAGTGCCACTTCCTCTGGGAAGAAGTACAGGAATACAAGATCTGTTTATCTTCCTGTTAATACAGCCCGGAATGTTCGGTCCACGAGTCAAGGTAGAGGTGCTCCTGCTGCTGGGAACGTGTTTTACCCCCAATCTCATAGTCAAGGTGACAACATGCAACTCAATGGAGATTCAAAAGGCACTGGCCAAAGCTATACTAGATCCTCTACCCAGAACACTAGCTCATCAAAAAATCGTTATCCTCCTGGCGAAATAGAATCTGCGTCGGAAACAGGTGCGTCATTTGGTAAGGGTAAAGGGACTCTCCAACCTAGTGGAAGCGGCTCTTTGATGTATAGTGGATCTCATGTGATGGGGCGTGCAGAAAGTCTCTCGTCTGGTGACAATTCTAATTTCCCAGCTTTTCTGCCTGGTAAGTTTTTCTTGGAAGACACTTTTCTCTCTGCAATGGACCATTTGAAAAGAATTTCTTAAGAATAAAACCATGAATCTGTTAAAATTGAAAGCTGTTGATGCTGAACGCTTGATTGCCTTGTCCATGAAAAGTATTTGTCAGATTATTGTATCTGCGTACTGCTATTTTTCCGTATCTGGCTGGTTTTTAAACTATTGTCTATCATGATTAATTGCAAATGCAGTTATGCAATTCGGTGGTCAACATGGTGGGGTTCCAACTTTTGGAATGGCTTTTCCAGGATATTACCAGCCTGAAAATGGTGTTGGAAACCCGGAGATGACTTGGTATGCTTATTCCTGCTTCTTCTAGTTGAATTTTTGGATGCTAGTTTTCAGAAGTTCTCGGTTGTAAGCATTTCAAAGAATTAGATGTTGTGCAGAATGTTAGTTGAATTGCCAGTGTTTTTCGTGGTTTGTATAATGTCCCATTTGATCACCATTGTTCTAGTCTGCATGCTGGAGAAACTGAACCTAGGAAGGCGTAATTTTATTAGTATGTTTGCTTTCATTTTGAATACTATGCTGTTCGTGTGCCCTGAGTGCTCAATCTATCTCTAGTTCCTGATCTGTTCTTTCTCCTGCTTGCTGTTGAGATTTTTGTGTCTGATTGCCAGGATGCCAGTTTTGACTGGCCCAGGAGCTTTAGGAGCTTCATACAGCCCGCCATATACTACTATTGATGGTTCTTACCAAGCACACAAGCCAGGGTTACCTTCCTCTGCCGGATCATCCAGGTTTAAAGAGTAATATGCATTGTTGTTACTTGTTTTAGACATTTTTAGTGCAAACCATGTGGATTGTTTAGAGCTTTAAATAACAAAAAAATCAAGTGAAATTTGTAAATTTTCATTGTTTCTCTTATTTAACATATCGCATATGCTTGGCACATGTTATATCCCATATTTATATTTCAAAGCACGCATTTTTGGCTTACTGAATTAAATTACCAATACTGCAGCAAAGGGAATAGCACGAATAACCTTAATGATCTGGAGAATCCCGTGGAGAGTCCTGGTTAGTCATCTTGCAATACTGGGTTAAGGGGATGAATTGCATTAATTGGCTTTTTATTTGGAATTAACAAAGACATTGGACTTTTTCTTGCATTAAGGAAATAATTGAATAATGAGAGCATATGTGATAGATAAAGTAGTACAGAAAAATATATGTGATGAATATTATTTCAACAGGTACTGTCTTCAAAAGTAGTTGTCTGTTAGTCACGAAATAGCCAATTAAAGAGAGATTCATCGGCTAATATGAAGATTGATTGTTGGGATGAGTCTTAAGTTAAGCTATTTTCCTTCTATGCAGAGGTTACAGAGAGTGGGGTTTCAAAACGGCAGAACAACAACCCAAGCAAGCAACCTCGTAGGTGAGTTTTTGAAGTTAGACCTATTCTTTGAAATCCATCACCAGTTAATATTGAACCATTTATTAGGGCCCACTATGCATTATGTCTACAGATTAGACTTGCAGTAACTGGCTCACTGCACTAAAATACATATGGTCGAATACTTTTGTAGGATTTCATGTAGAATATGTTATGTGGAATATGACCCGATCAAAAACAAGAGGTTACTTGAGTTGTCGTTGGTGTTTATGCAGGTACTCGGAGATGAGCTTTAGCAAGTGATTACATTTGTGTAAAACTAAGAAGATGTGTTAGGGACTCCTTGGCGCAGGGCCCTGGCGCTTCTCCAAGCTTCTTTACTTCTCACTTTGGCGGCAATTGTTCCTGCATTTCTTAGGTAACTGATTCAAAGCTATATTTTAAGTACGGGGGATTGGTAATAGACTAGCGGGGAATGAATGTTGTGTGGTTGCTGCAATTTTATTATGGAGTGTTAGAATAAAAGACAATACTACTAGACTACCACTAGCAAATAGAAATGAAGTGGTATGGGTATGTTATGTATGCATGTGTTATTTCGTAACTTCGATCATCTGCTTGTTTAGTAATCATACTATTTGACGCTATTTTCAGGGAAGTCGTTGTCTCAAGCCTTGGCCAGCCTGTTTGGTGTTTCTTCTTTCTATTTATTTCCTATGTAATCATTTCTGTTTATTATATAAGGTTGACGACTTTCTTCTGGTTTGGTGATGTGTTTACTTTTCAGTTTCTAAACAAACTATGTTATCAACAAGAAATGGTTAATGGTTGAGACGTGTGTGAATGAATGCCAGCTACATTTTAGCAATCGTTATTGCAATTTTTTCTTTTCTCCATTGCGGTAAAACTGGGTCGCGTTACTGAAACGTTGGGACTATCTTTTATCGCCTGTGTTGGTGATCCAAGTCTGCCTCGCACTGTTCGGGCTTGGATGGCTTGCTTGTCTGTAAATAAGCCAGATTGATCACTCATAAGAGGATGTATAAAATGATTCCACGAACTCCGAAACAAGACAAAGGGAAAATGTACGAAATTTTTGCAGCACCAACAGGTCTAACGTGTATCATACATAAGAACAGAACCACCCAAACCTGAAAAGAAATCCAATAAGCCAAATGAGATGAGTATACTCTGCTTAACAAAGAAGCTTTATTTTGTTAGCTTGATCAAATCCACTTATCAGATCAAGCACAAACGGACGACGGTTGATGGTAAATCCCAGCTGCATCGTTGGTAAGTCGCTTCTTCCTCCTCTTCTTCGCAACAATCACAAACCCTTCACCTCCATCCGTCTCACTTTCCTTCACTCCACTGTCCTCTTCTCTTCTGTAAACTATCTCTGTTACTGTACTATCTTTTGCAGAGGTATCTGCCAAGTCATCTTTAGGCTTGTTTTCCTTCTTCTTAGATGCTACAACCTCCTCCTGGGATGAACTTACGATGAAGCTAAGTAGTATCTGCCTCGCCAGCTCTTCCTTCTTCAACGCAGCTGCGTTTTTCTCAGCCTCTAGGCCACTGCTGGAGTCAACGGATACACTTGCATCTCCACCTTCATGTAGAGAGCTTTTCATCACGGATCTCCTCGGAACGAACTCTGGTGCATCCGGATTCATGGTTTTTGGCATTCCATTTCCATTTGGGTAGTTAGCACCGTAATATGGTGGTGAATGAATTCCAGTTCCGGAAATAGGCTCTGCAACCAGACTATGCGGATCAGTAACCAAGAAACCTCCAGGATTGTACGGCTCTGCGGCGGCCGACAGCTTTCTCCTGCTGATATCAGAAGCCTTTTGCTCACGACAGGACACTAAATCCTCTTCAGGCTCTGACGTTAGATTTTCTACTGACTCAACACTTTCTTCTGATTCTTCTTTTTCACAGGGGAGCTCTGTGCCTTCCGTTGGCAAAGCCGACATTACAGCATCAGACTTGCTTTCTTCTCCGGTTGATGAACTTGAGATCCTGTATATCTGAGTTTCAGTTCTTTCCAAATTCAGTTCTAATTTTTCTAACATCGGCTTCAGAACTGTACCTGGTGGTGCCAAAGCAACCTCTTTGTATGAGAGTGACTTTGAAGCCAAAGTAGTACTGGTCGCCGCAGCATAACCAGGAGACTTTATTTGTGGCTTAATTGTTTTTGTACTGACATCTATCTCTCCATTCTTCAGAGCCCTAAGAGATGATGGCTTAGAGAGTGAGGGTCTTGGAGTCGTTTTCTGCAGGGGAGAAGCTATATACTGTTGATGAACATCCTGTCTTCCATTGAGATTTCTATTAAGCGACACTCTCTGATAAGGCTGCCTTTGTTTAAATTTCTTTCCAGCACCATTTCCGGATCTCCCCTTTGGGTAAGCCTCTTGCCAGCCCTCACCTAAAGCTGACTCTTCCACAGTTTGGTTGTCTACATTTAGCCTGTGTACTAAAGTATCACCCGTCTCTATGTCGACCTCATCCACAACGGCATTAGGATCATTTACTTCGTTCTTACTCTCAGTGACATTTGTTTCTACCACGTCGTTCAATGTAGCCATGCCATGCTGTGAAGCAACGGAGTGGGTAGCATCATCAGCTGATGCACCACTATCACTGACCGGTGAAACCTGCCGAAATAGAAGTAATGTCACACACCTTTGACATGAAATCCATCTCGTTCTTTTTGTTTCAGTATGTTTTTTCCATTAACTTCTAGCGTGGGAATGGTATAATTAGAGAAGCAGCATAGTTTGAATTCAAGCTCTTCAAGCAAAGTTCTAACCAATTAAAGGGTTTTAATCTGGTTATTGTTTTGATCATCAAATTTCAGAATGAGTGACCTGGGAAAAACAAGGATCACAAAAGTTCAGGAATTACAGTGAGACGCCGCAGTTTTCTGTGAACAACACTTCCTTTATTGTCTGGATCAGAACTTATATAGTCCATAAGATCTTCTACACTGCAAGAAAGGTCGGACTTTGGTGCCAATGAAATTAATTACCATATCCTTTTATGTGTTCTGGGAGTTTCCAATTTTGTACCTAAGGTGGCCTTTGCTCGCAATGGAAGCATCAGGCTTTGGGATTCCATTTCGAGCTGCTTCCTGCTGCTCTATGGCTCTTGATTCAAAATATTCAAGCCATGCAGCAGCATCCTGTGAAGAGACCAAAAGAAATTTGAGTTCAAAACCATTCACTTTTTTACTTCGCTAGTAAAAATATAATATCCAGATGAGATTGCATGATTCCTAATCCTCAATGTGACAAAAGAAAAATTGTTTATGACAGAAATCTAGGAGATTTGTTTGTCACCTGTGTACGAAGGTCATCTGATCCAAGTGTTTTTGTAAGTATCTGAAGTGTAGTCTGTTCATGATGCACACTCAATGAATACGCTTCCATGAGAGAGAGAGCCACAGCTATTGCATGATAGCTTGCTGCTGTCTGTAAAAGTAAACATTAAAGCAATGTTAGTTAAGGAATGGGCGCAAACAAGGGAAAGATAGATACGTGACGAACCTGAATATGGTCAGCTCCTAGCAATCTTTTATTGCACTTTAGAGCTTCATGTAGGTATCTTAGAGCTAGATGAACGTTCCCTACTCCTTCCTCCATCATAGCCACATTAATATATGTGGCAGCAGTATTCGGGTGAGATAGCCCACAAGTGAAATGAAGAAGAAACAAAGCACGGTTCACATATCTGTAAACAGATGACAGATAAAAAAAAGGGGTTATTTGAAAGATGGCAGATAACATTTAAAAAGAGCCGATCAGAGGAAAGGTTGGATCATAAGACTAGGTGATGGAAAAGCAAAGTAGTGTTCGATCAGTAGTGACTATATTAACTATTAGAGATCATCATGCACCGCTTACTTCAGTGCCAACTCAATGTGCTGAAGGCGATAATAAAATACAGAAAGATCCCCATAGCTTTTCATAGTGTCGGGATGGTCGAGACCAAGTTCTTTTTCATTTATATCCAGAGCCTTCTGTTGATATATAGTTGCCTGATCAAGAGAAGAAAAAAAACATCAAAGTTAACAGTGCCTCTCATTGGTTTTCTCCTTTGTTTATAATTGGAAAAAGTTATATCAGTGCCTACAAACAAAACATCAAGCTCGACAAAAACTCTCTATCTGCTACTTGAACTGATAATCAAATGTGCTATTAGGGAAGAAGATGAGAACTGATGTTACCTGGTTAAAATCGCCAGTGTGGTACAGTACAACGGCTAGAAGACTGTACGCACAAGCAGTATTTTTATGATAAGGTCCACAGACAGCAATCATCTTGGCTAATGCCTAGAAAATGCAAGAAGTCATCATCTTTTGGATAACAAATCAGATGGTTATAACATGAAAATGTCGTTGCTACCAAATGAATTGGTACCTTTGTTCCATGGTTGACAGCATCATCTAGTTTTCCTTTGTCAAGAGCAAGTTTTGATGACTCCAAGAGTGTCCTTCCGTCAGATGAAACGCATAGCACATGCTGTTCAATCGAACATATATCTTAAAGATTAGTGTCTAGCATTTGAACCATGTTTGACGGACCAAGATTCAACCAGCCGTAGATAAAAAAAAAAGAGTTTGATCTACTCGCTTTTAGTCAAGCTAATATTGGATCGTGGGGAGAAAGAAACCAACCTTGCACACAGGTATCAAGCCAAAAACATCAGAGCTCTTAAAGGGATTTGGAGAATCGAAGTCATAATCTCTTGGAATTAGTTCTAACCCAACCTGTAAAAGCATGAGTAGAGAACTATTATTCTTATTGAAGCAGCAAACACATTAACACTGAGATACATTACCTTCTGGCAAAGTCCTCGGAGAATGGAAACTTTATTCAAATGCTTGAACTCATCTTTCTGTATCCAACCAAATCTAGTGGAGAGAAATTTCTGTAGCCACTGTAATCTGAGACAAGACTCTTCACTGGAGATTCCATCACTCCCTTCCAATCCATGGAGGCCAAGCATGAAATTTAATGACGCAGCTATAGCCCCAGGTAGCTCTGCCATCTTATTGATAGATGCAATAACCGCCCTAAGAAGATGCTTGAAAGTTCTCGTAATCATCTCATGAATACAGAGGGACTGTATGTGAGGAAGGTCCTCAGCAAGTTTAGCCTGATTCATAGGAATAGTGAATACTCATTATCAACTTTCTACCATCACTAATTCTAAGCTCAACAAATTCCCTTTTAGATCGAATAACTTGGCAACAGGAAATGCACTATTGACGAGGTAAATGATTCTTACCACATGTCCTAGAGAACGCATTTGGAGTCCTCTAATATGCATGAAGTCTGTCATTGTGCGGCCATCAACTGGAGAAAGCTCCAGGGATCCAAAATCTGCTACCTAATAAACCATAACAAAGATTCCTTAATATAGCATTTGGTTATAGATAATTTCAGATATTAATATTCGTTATCTAGCTTAACACATACCAGCCTTGGCAAAGCAATTTCATCATAGTATCCATATACCATCTTGGTAAGCTCTTCTTTTGACTGTATCACAACAACAACTGAGTAAGCACCACAGTCTCCAATATGATAATAAAAATACAGTAAGCATATATAAACAAAACAGAGAAGGCAGAAATTAGATTTCATAATGAACTTATGCTCTCTCCTGGTTAAAAGGCGCAAAGAAAGATACCTTTAAATGGAGACCAGTTCCACTTTCTTTTAGGCGAGAGAAAGCTTCTTCAGAAACCAGTTCCTTCAGTTCAGCCTCAAAGTGTTGATCAGCCTCCCCATCTAACTCGCGTAGACTGATATTTTCTTCCTTTCCCTTCACGGTACTTGTATTTTCTGATTTCTTATTTTTCATCTTTAGAACTTTAAATTGTTTCCCCAAACCTTTGACTGAAAGGTCGGTCTCACCATTCATTGCAGGCTTCCCACAGAGATCTTCCGTTACTGTTTCTTTCTTTTGTAGATGCTGAACCCAGCAAGAACCGAGCTCCCATCTGATGGACCTTTCGGAAGATTCCCTTTCTTCTTCTAACTTCGTTAGGTTATTTTTAACTAGTTCATGTACCAAACATCTAAAAGACTCTAAATCATCCAAATCAAACTGTGGAGGCTGGTTCCCTCCAGATTTTCCGACACTATGGGACCTGTGAAGCTGAACCCTTAAGCTGCAATGAAGTTATCAACAAAGGTGGAAAACAACAAGAAGTTAGATGCTGACATATTTTAATTGTTTTTTTTTTTTGCAATGGATGGAAATGT
Coding sequences within:
- the LOC106294017 gene encoding uncharacterized protein LOC106294017 isoform X2; this encodes MAQADAGEPEYESDPEELKRSLAARRREASDDEETTDDEGVKNLRAEIDSDSEQSDEQDGAVKYDNDENKSEDGEESYEGEGDEYLDDDKRSKIVEDAAGNVDGEEEKEKQSAAVPTGGAFYMHDDRFQELSAGRSRRGRGGRKPWGSGDERKWGHDKYEEMNTTQEQHYDKASRGRHRGRGRGRGQGRGNIRGRSSNASSSNGQQNFVPKAATREGESRKDETPLSKGNQAHPVQKKQLRNSRGSQHWHEKGTHHDSQRSPSAPAKTGNEYAHTKKNVVASSLSSASPPFYPSVSSSNVAHGIQVGMEKLHTNESATSSGKKYRNTRSVYLPVNTARNVRSTSQGRGAPAAGNVFYPQSHSQGDNMQLNGDSKGTGQSYTRSSTQNTSSSKNRYPPGEIESASETGASFGKGKGTLQPSGSGSLMYSGSHVMGRAESLSSGDNSNFPAFLPVMQFGGQHGGVPTFGMAFPGYYQPENGVGNPEMTWMPVLTGPGALGASYSPPYTTIDGSYQAHKPGLPSSAGSSRFKDKGNSTNNLNDLENPVESPEVTESGVSKRQNNNPSKQPRRYSEMSFSK
- the LOC106294017 gene encoding uncharacterized protein LOC106294017 isoform X1 codes for the protein MAQADAGEPEYESDPEELKRSLAARRREASDDEETTDDEGVKNLRAEIDSDSEQSDEQDGAVKYDNDENKSEDGEESYEGEGDEYLDDDKRSKIVEDAAGNVDGEEEKEKQSAAVPTGGAFYMHDDRFQELSAGRSRRGRGGRKPWGSGDERKWGHDKYEEMNTTQEQHYDQKASRGRHRGRGRGRGQGRGNIRGRSSNASSSNGQQNFVPKAATREGESRKDETPLSKGNQAHPVQKKQLRNSRGSQHWHEKGTHHDSQRSPSAPAKTGNEYAHTKKNVVASSLSSASPPFYPSVSSSNVAHGIQVGMEKLHTNESATSSGKKYRNTRSVYLPVNTARNVRSTSQGRGAPAAGNVFYPQSHSQGDNMQLNGDSKGTGQSYTRSSTQNTSSSKNRYPPGEIESASETGASFGKGKGTLQPSGSGSLMYSGSHVMGRAESLSSGDNSNFPAFLPVMQFGGQHGGVPTFGMAFPGYYQPENGVGNPEMTWMPVLTGPGALGASYSPPYTTIDGSYQAHKPGLPSSAGSSRFKDKGNSTNNLNDLENPVESPEVTESGVSKRQNNNPSKQPRRYSEMSFSK
- the LOC106294017 gene encoding uncharacterized protein LOC106294017 isoform X3; its protein translation is MAQADAGEPEYESDPEELKRSLAARRREASDDEETTDDEGVKNLRAEIDSDSEQSDEQDGAVKYDNDENKSEDGEESYEGEGDEYLDDDKRSKIVEDAAGNVDGEEEKEKQSAAVPTGGAFYMHDDRFQELSAGRSRRGRGGRKPWGSGDERKWGHDKYEEMNTTQEQHYDQKASRGRHRGRGRGRGQGRGNIRGRSSNASSSNGQQNFVPKAATREGESRKDETPLSKGNQAHPVQKKQLRNSRGSQHWHEKGTHHDSQRSPSAPAKTGNEYAHTKKNVVASSLSSASPPFYPSVSSSNVAHGIQVGMEKLHTNESATSSGKKYRNTRSVYLPVNTARNVRSTSQGRGAPAAGNVFYPQSHSQGDNMQLNGDSKGTGQSYTRSSTQNTSSSKNRYPPGEIESASETGASFGKGKGTLQPSGSGSLMYSGSHVMGRAESLSSGDNSNFPAFLPVMQFGGQHGGVPTFGMAFPGYYQPENGVGNPEMTWMPVLTGPGALGASYSPPYTTIDGSYQAHKPGLPSSAGSSSKGNSTNNLNDLENPVESPEVTESGVSKRQNNNPSKQPRRYSEMSFSK
- the LOC106294016 gene encoding protein TSS isoform X1; protein product: MAPRPSKGKSNRGKGEKKKREEKVLVPSLVDITVTTPYETQVILKGVSTDKIIDVKRLLASHADTCHLTNYSLSHQVKGHRLSDNIQVVTLKPCVLRMIPEDYVEESQALTQVRRVLDIVACTTRFSSVSKSSSNKLVAVGNGNPAAEGLNMVAIHPTPKLSQFYKFFSIPNVSPPILQLKKVDGEEAGERRDGDYFELKVKICNGKVIHVVASVKGFFAVGKHLSHTHSIVDLLQNVSNAFAKAYESLMKAFTDRNKFGNLPYGLRTNTWLVPPSESLSTFSPLPTEDENWGGNGGGQGRNGEHDLRPWAAEFSVLATLPCKTEEERVIRDKKAFLLHNLFVDASVRRAVRAISDVIGTNQRTSGTSDFPAGSILLEDRVGDLSIIVKRDVAGLDQNPKGAFQNEAFPLSSKELSERNLLKGITADESVIVHDIWALSTVIVKHCGYTAVVNVKGETKKGMADLRDIMIDDLPDGGANALNLNSLRVQLHRSHSVGKSGGNQPPQFDLDDLESFRCLVHELVKNNLTKLEEERESSERSIRWELGSCWVQHLQKKETVTEDLCGKPAMNGETDLSVKGLGKQFKVLKMKNKKSENTSTVKGKEENISLRELDGEADQHFEAELKELVSEEAFSRLKESGTGLHLKSKEELTKMVYGYYDEIALPRLVADFGSLELSPVDGRTMTDFMHIRGLQMRSLGHVAKLAEDLPHIQSLCIHEMITRTFKHLLRAVIASINKMAELPGAIAASLNFMLGLHGLEGSDGISSEESCLRLQWLQKFLSTRFGWIQKDEFKHLNKVSILRGLCQKVGLELIPRDYDFDSPNPFKSSDVFGLIPVCKHVLCVSSDGRTLLESSKLALDKGKLDDAVNHGTKALAKMIAVCGPYHKNTACAYSLLAVVLYHTGDFNQATIYQQKALDINEKELGLDHPDTMKSYGDLSVFYYRLQHIELALKYVNRALFLLHFTCGLSHPNTAATYINVAMMEEGVGNVHLALRYLHEALKCNKRLLGADHIQTAASYHAIAVALSLMEAYSLSVHHEQTTLQILTKTLGSDDLRTQDAAAWLEYFESRAIEQQEAARNGIPKPDASIASKGHLSVEDLMDYISSDPDNKGSVVHRKLRRLTVSPVSDSGASADDATHSVASQHGMATLNDVVETNVTESKNEVNDPNAVVDEVDIETGDTLVHRLNVDNQTVEESALGEGWQEAYPKGRSGNGAGKKFKQRQPYQRVSLNRNLNGRQDVHQQYIASPLQKTTPRPSLSKPSSLRALKNGEIDVSTKTIKPQIKSPGYAAATSTTLASKSLSYKEVALAPPGTVLKPMLEKLELNLERTETQIYRISSSSTGEESKSDAVMSALPTEGTELPCEKEESEESVESVENLTSEPEEDLVSCREQKASDISRRKLSAAAEPYNPGGFLVTDPHSLVAEPISGTGIHSPPYYGANYPNGNGMPKTMNPDAPEFVPRRSVMKSSLHEGGDASVSVDSSSGLEAEKNAAALKKEELARQILLSFIVSSSQEEVVASKKKENKPKDDLADTSAKDSTVTEIVYRREEDSGVKESETDGGEGFVIVAKKRRKKRLTNDAAGIYHQPSSVCA
- the LOC106294016 gene encoding protein TSS isoform X2, translated to MAPRPSKGKSNRGKGEKKKREEKVLVPSLVDITVTTPYETQVILKGVSTDKIIDVKRLLASHADTCHLTNYSLSHQVKGHRLSDNIQVVTLKPCVLRMIPEDYVEESQALTQVRRVLDIVACTTRFSSVSKSSSNKLVAVGNGNPAAEGLNMVAIHPTPKLSQFYKFFSIPNVSPPILQLKKVDGEEAGERRDGDYFELKVKICNGKVIHVVASVKGFFAVGKHLSHTHSIVDLLQNVSNAFAKAYESLMKAFTDRNKFGNLPYGLRTNTWLVPPSESLSTFSPLPTEDENWGGNGGGQGRNGEHDLRPWAAEFSVLATLPCKTEEERVIRDKKAFLLHNLFVDASVRRAVRAISDVIGTNQRTSGTSDFPAGSILLEDRVGDLSIIVKRDVAGLDQNPKGAFQNEAFPLSSKELSERNLLKGITADESVIVHDIWALSTVIVKHCGYTAVVNVKGETKKGMADLRDIMIDDLPDGGANALNLNSLRVQLHRSHSVGKSGGNQPPQFDLDDLESFRCLVHELVKNNLTKLEEERESSERSIRWELGSCWVQHLQKKETVTEDLCGKPAMNGETDLSVKGLGKQFKVLKMKNKKSENTSTVKGKEENISLRELDGEADQHFEAELKELVSEEAFSRLKESGTGLHLKSKEELTKMVYGYYDEIALPRLVADFGSLELSPVDGRTMTDFMHIRGLQMRSLGHVAKLAEDLPHIQSLCIHEMITRTFKHLLRAVIASINKMAELPGAIAASLNFMLGLHGLEGSDGISSEESCLRLQWLQKFLSTRFGWIQKDEFKHLNKVSILRGLCQKVGLELIPRDYDFDSPNPFKSSDVFGLIPVCKHVLCVSSDGRTLLESSKLALDKGKLDDAVNHGTKALAKMIAVCGPYHKNTACAYSLLAVVLYHTGDFNQATIYQQKALDINEKELGLDHPDTMKSYGDLSVFYYRLQHIELALKYVNRALFLLHFTCGLSHPNTAATYINVAMMEEGVGNVHLALRYLHEALKCNKRLLGADHIQTAASYHAIAVALSLMEAYSLSVHHEQTTLQILTKTLGSDDLRTQDAAAWLEYFESRAIEQQEAARNGIPKPDASIASKGHLSVEDLMDYISSDPDNKGSVVHRKLRRLTVSPVSDSGASADDATHSVASQHGMATLNDVVETNVTESKNEVNDPNAVVDEVDIETGDTLVHRLNVDNQTVEESALGEGWQEAYPKGRSGNGAGKKFKQRQPYQRVSLNRNLNGRQDVHQQYIASPLQKTTPRPSLSKPSSLRALKNGEIDVSTKTIKPQIKSPGYAAATSTTLASKSLSYKEVALAPPGSQVHQPEKKASLML